The proteins below come from a single Acaryochloris sp. CCMEE 5410 genomic window:
- a CDS encoding protochlorophyllide reductase — MEQQQKQTVVVTGASSGVGLYAAKALALTGKWHVIMACRNFLKAETAAQSVGIPRDSYTVIHLDLACFESIHRFVKDFREMGRSLDALVCNAAIYMPLLKKPLHTAEGYELNVGTNHLGHFLLCNLMLEDLMRSGYDQRRLIILGTVTANPKELGGKIPIPAPPDLGDMRGLEAGFKAPVSMINGKKFKPGKAYKDSKLCNMLTMRELHRRYHDSTGITFSALYPGCVATTGLFRDHFSLFRFLFPKFQRFITGGFVTEELAGTRVAQVVSDPLFGKSGVYWSWGNRQKEGRPSFEQEMSNESLDDAKAQRLWDLSEGLVGLSSQDTSMPQMSTSH; from the coding sequence ATGGAACAACAGCAAAAACAAACAGTGGTGGTTACCGGAGCGTCTTCAGGCGTCGGTTTATATGCAGCTAAAGCCTTAGCCCTCACCGGTAAGTGGCACGTGATTATGGCGTGCCGCAATTTTCTGAAGGCAGAAACGGCTGCCCAATCTGTAGGCATTCCCCGCGACAGCTACACTGTCATCCATCTTGATCTGGCTTGCTTTGAGAGCATTCACCGATTTGTAAAAGACTTTCGGGAAATGGGCCGTTCTTTAGATGCTCTCGTCTGTAACGCAGCTATCTATATGCCCCTGCTTAAGAAGCCGCTGCATACAGCAGAAGGGTATGAGCTAAACGTAGGTACCAACCATTTGGGGCATTTCCTGCTCTGTAATCTGATGCTGGAAGATTTAATGCGGTCTGGGTATGATCAGCGCCGTCTGATTATCCTCGGAACCGTAACCGCCAATCCCAAAGAGCTGGGCGGCAAAATCCCCATTCCTGCACCGCCTGATTTGGGCGATATGAGAGGTCTGGAAGCTGGCTTCAAAGCGCCTGTCTCCATGATTAATGGCAAGAAATTTAAGCCCGGTAAGGCCTATAAGGACAGCAAACTTTGCAACATGCTGACCATGCGTGAACTCCATCGTCGTTATCATGATTCTACGGGAATTACCTTTAGCGCCCTCTATCCTGGATGTGTGGCGACCACAGGATTATTCCGCGATCATTTCTCTCTCTTTAGATTCCTATTTCCAAAGTTCCAGCGCTTTATCACCGGTGGCTTTGTCACGGAAGAACTAGCTGGCACCCGAGTGGCCCAGGTCGTTTCTGATCCACTTTTCGGCAAGTCTGGTGTGTACTGGAGCTGGGGGAATCGCCAGAAGGAAGGTCGCCCCTCCTTTGAGCAAGAGATGTCTAACGAGTCTTTAGATGATGCTAAAGCACAACGACTTTGGGACTTGAGTGAAGGTCTGGTGGGTCTCTCCAGCCAAGATACCTCCATGCCCCAGATGAGTACCTCTCACTAA
- a CDS encoding HupE/UreJ family protein, whose protein sequence is MTISTRSRSPFTSRRLGLGITLGILTLLTCSSPVFAHHPLGGRLPANAFEGFMSGMGHPVIGMDHLAFVIAAGLVAALMRKGVLVPIVFVLGSLAGTGIHLQALDLPAPELFISASVLAFGLVLARGLQTNIWLISLLGAAAGVFHGYAYGEAIVGAEMTPTLSYLLGFVSIQLVISLVAWTMGKAIQKKNQSQGLLNLRFAGFILSGMGAAFLSSVVLG, encoded by the coding sequence ATGACCATTTCCACCCGATCCCGCAGCCCCTTCACTAGCCGTCGGCTAGGACTGGGCATTACCCTAGGGATCCTCACCTTACTGACCTGTTCTTCCCCGGTTTTCGCCCATCATCCTTTGGGTGGGCGGTTACCAGCCAATGCCTTTGAAGGGTTTATGTCTGGGATGGGACATCCCGTGATTGGCATGGATCATCTGGCCTTTGTGATTGCTGCTGGCCTGGTGGCGGCCTTGATGCGCAAAGGGGTGCTGGTACCGATAGTATTTGTACTAGGGTCCCTAGCAGGCACAGGCATCCATTTACAGGCCCTCGATTTGCCTGCTCCTGAATTGTTTATTTCCGCTTCAGTCCTAGCATTTGGCTTAGTCTTAGCCCGAGGATTACAAACTAATATTTGGTTGATATCGCTGCTGGGTGCAGCTGCAGGTGTGTTTCATGGCTATGCCTATGGTGAAGCCATTGTTGGTGCGGAGATGACGCCTACCCTGTCCTACTTGCTCGGGTTTGTCTCCATTCAGCTAGTAATTAGTCTAGTGGCCTGGACCATGGGTAAAGCCATTCAGAAAAAGAATCAGAGCCAAGGTTTGTTGAATTTAAGATTTGCCGGATTTATCCTGAGCGGTATGGGAGCTGCGTTTCTGAGTTCTGTTGTCCTGGGTTAA
- a CDS encoding nitrile hydratase accessory protein gives MFTQFEHFAATSLMGSPEEAPPRQDGHLHFARDWEKLAFGVAIALSKQGHFEWEAFRQTLIETIDEWETTHSLDDPEWDYYQCWLTALEKVAVESGVIAAGELEAQLAQLLDCKG, from the coding sequence ATGTTTACCCAGTTTGAGCATTTTGCCGCAACCAGTTTGATGGGGTCGCCCGAAGAAGCTCCTCCCCGCCAAGACGGTCACCTTCATTTCGCACGGGATTGGGAAAAGCTGGCCTTTGGGGTCGCCATTGCCCTCTCAAAACAGGGGCATTTTGAATGGGAAGCCTTCCGCCAAACCTTAATCGAGACCATCGATGAGTGGGAAACCACCCATTCCCTAGATGATCCGGAATGGGACTATTATCAATGTTGGTTAACCGCTTTAGAAAAAGTAGCCGTTGAGTCTGGGGTCATTGCTGCTGGTGAACTAGAGGCCCAACTGGCCCAACTGTTGGATTGTAAGGGATAG
- the nthA gene encoding nitrile hydratase subunit alpha, with amino-acid sequence MPSNYPGFKYGADRETYSAAKVKALESLLIEKGIITGKTVDQILSYFETEMGPFNGAKLVAKAWVDSEFKQRLLADCNAACQELDFPAGMSGAEGEHMRIVENTPEVHNVIVCTLCSCYPWPTLGLPPYWFKDPTFRARVVREPRVVLKEFGVTLDDSVEVRVWDSSAQIRWWVLPMRPAGTEGMNEAQLADLLTPEAMMGVATVQV; translated from the coding sequence ATGCCTAGCAATTACCCTGGATTTAAATATGGCGCCGATCGGGAAACTTACAGTGCTGCCAAGGTTAAGGCTTTGGAATCCTTGCTGATCGAAAAAGGGATTATCACTGGCAAGACCGTCGATCAAATCCTCAGCTACTTTGAAACGGAAATGGGGCCGTTTAACGGAGCCAAGTTGGTGGCCAAAGCCTGGGTGGATTCGGAATTCAAACAGCGGCTGTTGGCCGATTGTAATGCCGCCTGCCAAGAACTAGACTTTCCTGCAGGCATGTCCGGGGCGGAAGGGGAGCATATGCGGATTGTCGAGAATACCCCCGAGGTCCATAACGTTATTGTTTGTACCTTATGCTCTTGCTATCCTTGGCCCACCTTGGGCTTACCCCCCTACTGGTTTAAAGATCCAACGTTCCGGGCACGGGTGGTCAGAGAACCCCGTGTGGTCCTCAAAGAATTTGGCGTCACCCTGGACGATTCTGTAGAGGTACGAGTCTGGGATAGCAGTGCTCAGATTCGCTGGTGGGTCTTGCCCATGCGGCCAGCGGGGACTGAGGGTATGAACGAGGCCCAATTGGCTGATCTACTAACGCCAGAAGCCATGATGGGTGTTGCCACCGTGCAAGTCTAG
- the nthB gene encoding nitrile hydratase subunit beta codes for MKLQHNLGGLEGLDPINVEKQVFVEPWEKRIFGIHTAMMALSNHLDTALPNYEIAKVPTQFKSFWTWGHLRKGAEAMHPFEYFRLRYYEKWLGGISGFFVEEGYITQEELDTRTAEFLEDSTKAAAPLPKGGKAGIDTQVDKYLREGDSPMRPAPAPPKFKVGDRVKVKNVHPGAHSRLPGQLRDREAVVVLVYEGAFTYFFPTEDGIGTPMPVYSLLFQPQDIWPESLTEPNSVYYNDIFEVYLEAA; via the coding sequence ATGAAACTACAGCACAATCTAGGGGGCCTCGAAGGGCTCGATCCCATTAACGTTGAAAAACAAGTATTTGTGGAACCCTGGGAAAAGCGGATCTTCGGTATCCACACTGCCATGATGGCCCTGAGCAATCACCTGGATACCGCTCTGCCGAATTATGAGATTGCCAAAGTCCCCACCCAATTTAAGAGCTTCTGGACCTGGGGGCATCTGCGCAAAGGGGCTGAAGCCATGCATCCCTTTGAGTATTTCCGGCTACGGTATTACGAAAAATGGCTGGGGGGGATTTCGGGCTTCTTTGTGGAAGAAGGCTACATTACCCAAGAAGAACTCGATACCCGCACCGCTGAGTTTTTAGAAGACAGCACGAAAGCTGCCGCTCCCCTCCCCAAGGGTGGCAAAGCTGGAATCGATACCCAGGTCGATAAATACTTGCGAGAAGGGGACTCACCGATGCGGCCCGCCCCGGCCCCGCCCAAATTTAAAGTGGGGGATCGCGTCAAAGTCAAAAATGTTCATCCTGGTGCCCATAGTCGCTTGCCTGGGCAGTTGCGAGATAGAGAAGCGGTGGTGGTCTTGGTCTATGAAGGGGCCTTTACCTACTTCTTCCCCACTGAAGATGGGATTGGTACGCCCATGCCGGTGTATAGCCTGCTGTTCCAGCCCCAAGATATTTGGCCTGAATCTCTGACTGAGCCCAATTCTGTTTACTACAACGATATTTTTGAAGTTTATTTGGAAGCCGCCTAG
- a CDS encoding GTP-binding protein: MALIQKIPVTVLTGYLGAGKTTLLNRILTEEHHQRIAVIVNEFGEVGIDHQLVIDADEEVFEMNNGCICCTVRGDLIRIIGNLMQRRDRFDHLVIETTGLADPAPVIQSFFVDEVMLRQTQLDAVVTVVDAKHIWDHWESSEAQEQIAFADVILLNKQDLVSPEILTALTQQVRSINAIATLHPTTHCKMDLTQLLGVQAFNLSHALSIDPEFLDEDAHEHDQTVSSVAITETGTVDSVKLNRWLYQLVQARGPDLFRMKGILDMDNADRRFVFQGVHMTLDGRPGKPWRPGETRRNELVFIGRNLDETKLRTGFQSCLAQPLSPALTAEVYA; the protein is encoded by the coding sequence ATGGCATTGATCCAAAAGATTCCGGTTACCGTTTTGACGGGGTACTTGGGAGCAGGAAAGACCACTCTACTGAACCGCATTCTGACAGAAGAGCACCATCAACGGATAGCGGTGATTGTCAACGAATTTGGTGAGGTCGGTATCGATCATCAGTTGGTGATTGATGCCGATGAAGAAGTCTTTGAAATGAACAATGGCTGCATCTGCTGCACCGTTCGCGGAGACTTAATTCGGATTATTGGCAACCTGATGCAGCGGCGAGACCGCTTTGATCACTTGGTGATTGAAACGACGGGCCTTGCCGATCCAGCCCCCGTGATCCAGTCCTTTTTTGTCGATGAAGTGATGCTGCGGCAAACCCAACTCGATGCCGTCGTCACCGTCGTAGATGCCAAGCATATTTGGGACCACTGGGAGAGTAGTGAAGCCCAAGAGCAAATTGCTTTTGCGGATGTGATTTTGCTGAATAAGCAGGATTTGGTCTCACCGGAAATTCTGACGGCCCTGACGCAACAGGTAAGGAGCATCAATGCGATCGCAACCCTACATCCCACCACCCACTGCAAGATGGACCTCACTCAACTTCTGGGGGTCCAAGCCTTTAACCTCAGCCATGCCCTCAGCATCGACCCCGAGTTTTTAGACGAAGATGCCCACGAACATGATCAAACCGTCTCCTCTGTTGCCATTACCGAGACGGGCACCGTAGACAGCGTCAAACTCAATCGATGGCTCTACCAGCTCGTTCAAGCTCGCGGCCCCGATCTGTTTCGGATGAAAGGCATTTTGGATATGGATAACGCCGATCGTCGGTTTGTTTTTCAAGGGGTGCATATGACCTTAGACGGCAGGCCCGGTAAACCCTGGCGTCCGGGGGAAACCCGCCGCAATGAATTGGTCTTTATCGGCAGAAATCTTGATGAAACCAAACTGCGTACTGGTTTTCAGAGCTGTTTGGCCCAGCCCCTTTCCCCAGCCTTAACTGCAGAGGTATACGCATGA
- a CDS encoding formylglycine-generating enzyme family protein has translation MVAIPSSQSWVRWVHSKHRNFAQARHTSEPAFFISQCPITQAQWAAVAALPKVKRELDPAPSHFQGSRRPVESISWLEAVEFCVRLSHLTGRTYQLPTEAQWEQACRAGSQTPFHTGATITSEWADYVGTYTYAGEAAGTYRRQTLDVGSFAPNAFGLHDMHGNVWEWCADRWQRTDARNTLAQRSIRGGGWLDPPERLRSASRSGYDPNALNRTIGFRVMTVLS, from the coding sequence ATGGTAGCCATCCCATCTAGTCAATCCTGGGTCAGATGGGTTCATTCTAAACATCGCAATTTCGCCCAAGCTCGGCATACTAGCGAACCAGCCTTTTTTATTAGTCAATGTCCCATTACCCAAGCCCAGTGGGCGGCAGTCGCAGCGTTACCAAAAGTAAAGCGAGAACTGGATCCTGCCCCCTCCCATTTTCAGGGTTCTCGCCGTCCAGTGGAGAGTATCTCTTGGCTAGAGGCGGTCGAATTCTGTGTTCGCCTCAGCCATCTAACGGGACGGACCTACCAATTACCCACAGAAGCTCAGTGGGAACAAGCCTGTCGGGCGGGTAGCCAGACCCCGTTCCATACCGGAGCAACTATCACCAGCGAATGGGCCGACTATGTGGGCACATACACCTATGCAGGAGAAGCCGCAGGCACGTATCGGCGACAAACCCTGGACGTAGGCAGCTTTGCCCCGAATGCTTTTGGGTTACACGACATGCACGGCAACGTGTGGGAATGGTGTGCGGATCGGTGGCAAAGAACCGATGCTCGAAATACCCTGGCACAGCGGTCTATTCGGGGTGGGGGCTGGTTAGATCCTCCAGAGCGACTGCGCTCGGCCAGCCGTTCCGGTTATGACCCCAATGCCCTCAACCGGACGATTGGATTTCGAGTCATGACGGTATTGAGTTAG